The following coding sequences lie in one Polyodon spathula isolate WHYD16114869_AA chromosome 15, ASM1765450v1, whole genome shotgun sequence genomic window:
- the nms gene encoding neuromedin-S: MHQVYVLFVIYCLYTITTSSGYPLPYTEYSHDLPSREEHIQDVYKRFLFHYAMNKDTRVPQGSGSLSIHPLMHMARKLTGRRKKRVYDASSEKNWKSP; this comes from the exons ATGCATCAGGTGTACGTTCTCTTTGTCATTTACTGCctttatacaataacaacaagcTCAG gttACCCGCTGCCTTACACAGAATATTCACATGACCTTCCTTCAAGAGAG GAACATATTCAGGACGTGTATAAAAGG ttcTTGTTTCATTATGCTATGAATAAAGATACACGTGTACCACAGGGTTCTGGG tCTTTATCCATACATCCCTTAATGCATATGGCACGAAAGCTAACAGGAAGGAGGAAGAAAAGGGTCTATGAtgca tcttctgAAAAAAATTGGAAAAGTCCTTGA